A stretch of Desulfovibrio sp. UIB00 DNA encodes these proteins:
- a CDS encoding VCBS domain-containing protein produces MADIKLVRPSAGQTAVIPSAPDARMVLDFSADQVSIERPQGSDSLFFRFDDGAAIELQNFYTQYNKDDIPSFEVDGQLIAGADFFNAFGPDLAPAAGPSASPTRSGRYSDFANAGLEDGVNHLDGLDYRLGFGGDTQPNINPYASPFLTNDAPALSTGGAAIAIGLTESAWDGKSASAAPVVSQSGSFSVADPDGDSLTTTVSMGGKVVAVSTAGPTTVESDYGTLVITPKGGGSNVTFEYTYTLKQDPYSPTDSLAEGEKQADNIVFSINDGKGHTVTQPINVVITGSNDAPDITGVTDLTLKDIGDGNGLNVKGERSDTLNADENKPTQDGGTDFTQHTLSASGQIVARDPDHGDELTYGIKSVLVNNVSIAVNGHATSATGFDTAYDMDGYGTLYLNSKTGEYRFDLDSTEKSTVDKLSEGESVKISMVPTVHDKLGASDNDSGTTREGGRALDGETIDITIHGTNEAPENMTAQWTGGNTVQEDVTPFTISGAVKATDRDSDGADLRYGLVHTDADGKQHSETQLYVVDDNGAMKITTVAPTDGTGGHHDGYYGVLTMDPKSGEYSFTMYNDSNVVQGMGLKADGTPESKSLLGITLVAEDAHGAYTTSDISLTVNGTNDAPEFSATKYTASVTESGVQDHGNASEPGVPLSVVGRVDSHDADLHDKTPEYSIDGGTKLATAATVGGETYDYSKTTDYGTLYLNSSSGKYVFRIDDTKDGVVDKMASGDSKILNFGITVNDDHHGTGASTIEVTIHGTNDQPTLAALTSLAVKEDITLSTSGNLVISHDADASDIHSFAIVDKSVGESYNATNGSYTVAESGSPTISYATPSSSNIMQGRFGKMEIGLDADNKPIYTYTLDNSKSDVQQLGLNADGTPETLSETFYIMGKDDKGGFDIKPVTITIAGTNDAPVFSATKYTASVTESGVRNLGNDSEPGVPLSVVGQVNSHDADLHDKTPTYSIDGVTKLATATTVGSETYDYSKTTDYGTLYLNSSSGKYVFKIDDTKGGVVDKMASGDAKILDFGITVNDGHDGTGASTIEVTIHGTNDQPTLKFVTKDSHGDAVVVNSGDLSVVEAGAGVVHTSVSASVLGADVDAHAATSFGLVVGHKDVADIDGRNLAFDKDSANQSGLGAGHTTVDGTYGTLSIDASGKYTYSLDESKANFLDSGEERQENFTIYVRDEHGAWDSKQITVAVHGTNDAPTFDNNYNHSVKETGYYVKGDRGKNLVSAENTEKTTDSNAGAANGSTDKPYHELVVSGALHATDVDGVDGSVTSPKDTLTFGLQARDGSNKVVNLYAAGHEITVDVLAPTSGTLSSTNYRIVTEGVSIKNYEKCGTLVLHEDGSYTFTLTESEAVNRLSEGKSVNITFTPLVTDSNNIVNGHPQNTTSGGTYAETTGIITVTVNGSNEVPTITSNAWKSSVGLATVGGSEYGIVVEDSSIATTITGNIAGKDTDTSDNLRYHLVASVKDGAALNTVMYVKADGTLVDEATFKKGSVDDFWGKVSIESSGKNAGTYTFELYQSSAAVQKLSGNEIKNLDIPVVVVDNHGAYTSGTIKVQIQGSYDAIRVTSNDAHSIQAWESGVARVGSDPNASFEKSTEYDGSQATGGTFKVVQVDANTDKLQYGFKVTFDGGIVKYIKDSYDTGYGKLTIDRYGKFSFELDQDASAVKALNAGDLTKITNIELAAWDTRQGTTSGNTFTPPKDLPPATQKLELYIKGTNDKPDFTFNTENSDSRTITFKSGLTEDNSKFSTSTGQLSGTDVDAADTPATLRYSLVYGSGTTQVLEGKYGVLELKPDGSYTYTLTRPDLLQHLDDNTHLKDEVFTVRIQDQRGAYSNATLQIDITGNKDTPIVNISGNSIREDAGHTIYPGSVDHSDDPTTAGQLTLGKIVDDSDTANFGKDGAKAGWTVDSSTSTDIQVVKAYADGISGATVAKGNYGYLVVSPNGSYKYFLTENDNEAIQKLNEGNSLNETFTVVATAGGSTVPQSISIAIHGTNDRPYFTSSTPAFAGAAKVGNFEDQANDWVDTAHPGTVFVGTVTGKADVDDPTNSLVYKFAVSHTDGSTSYATEVKTDYGTISIDPATGKYTYFLDTYSAKLATALNHSNAGIDDSVKVVIIDPHSAVSEPKDITIHITPGSSGTGGSGGSDWRNPSYTFSQLERAVKEDDGFDLHVGSKEHPSPEGVAVTGHLDAIWGVSVISVDAPDYGFGINDGQGNQVQGMEGKYGYLSVNPATGAYTYTLYNTRPDVQALHEGETVKETFSMMFNGKPWTEAFGLYPVNVVINISGTNDSPVVDSYKDIDLAEKDHFVSQATYRIVGSDADAGESATLKYSIDGDHGHSGKVAGNFGTFTLNSDGKYSYKANEGLNLNEGVTETDSFTVLVTDAHGATTKQVIKVNLTGANDAPTVKFDSGVDHTGNTVQASVAEDTHTSITGEAKTFFEDDKGDSNLTFSAKSVSSNTAGMVVRGEYGVLVVKPDGSYSYVLNNADSKVQGLDSSAKNLSETFTIIATDKHGASNEVTLKVNVSGTDDLPEVTVEKVLTVTEGSPVNSMSGKITVFDADSADVAKSPNLYFEAADKTAHDNISNEYGTFTVKPSGEYTFTLDSSSPAVMALKAGQLVETHATLVVEDQNHNKVTQLITVNIKGSASGPVVENATGSDFDVQAVANPDAGLKYIAQGKVVGTDYEDHEVSYTVKTQGAHGTLGIDKYGSYTYTVDAHDKAVLALGDGNSFSDTVMISVIAKNGQVTDHSIKFTIHGTNDAPVATSETFGTANGQLHATDPDTGDHIASYALQTEAAYGHVTVTADGQYTYDPNIHSEQGLDALQLHLNGSGEWATSFTDSFLFTATDSHGLISAAGKASLAFDVTGKDGGHHVDITIGSETSHLLFGSGNADTLDARGETESHILYGGGGDDRLYGGSGDDILYGGIGHNELHGEGGNDTLYAGNDGDHLYGGAGNDHLYGGANNDFLDGGAGNNILNGGAGNNVLVFHTGDTIDGGSTTGLNVLINHSSDTLDSLLADSNQVKNVSVFIQDGAKDGDGTANLTDMNALINAGIKMGTDNSISLDSTQWEKTGEHTFSNATQDLTITTVNNVTADMTAEKNEFILKNS; encoded by the coding sequence ATGGCAGACATCAAGCTTGTTCGCCCCTCCGCCGGTCAGACTGCCGTTATCCCCAGCGCGCCCGATGCCCGCATGGTTCTTGATTTTTCTGCTGACCAGGTCAGCATTGAACGTCCGCAAGGCTCAGACAGCCTCTTTTTCCGTTTTGACGATGGCGCAGCCATTGAATTGCAGAATTTTTACACCCAGTACAACAAGGACGACATTCCCTCATTTGAGGTTGACGGTCAGCTCATTGCGGGTGCGGATTTTTTCAATGCCTTCGGGCCAGACCTTGCCCCGGCCGCCGGGCCTTCGGCTTCGCCCACCCGTAGCGGCAGATACAGCGATTTTGCCAATGCAGGGCTTGAGGACGGCGTAAACCACCTTGACGGCCTTGATTACCGCCTTGGCTTTGGCGGCGATACCCAGCCGAATATCAATCCCTACGCTTCGCCCTTTCTCACCAATGACGCGCCCGCGTTGTCCACTGGCGGCGCAGCCATTGCCATCGGCCTCACGGAATCAGCATGGGACGGCAAAAGCGCCAGCGCCGCGCCTGTAGTCAGCCAGAGTGGCTCATTTTCTGTGGCCGACCCGGATGGCGACAGCCTGACCACCACCGTGAGCATGGGCGGCAAGGTTGTCGCCGTCAGCACCGCTGGCCCCACCACGGTTGAGAGCGACTACGGTACGCTTGTTATCACGCCCAAGGGCGGCGGCAGCAATGTCACCTTTGAATATACCTACACCCTCAAGCAGGATCCCTACAGCCCCACGGATAGCCTTGCCGAAGGCGAAAAGCAGGCCGACAACATTGTCTTCTCTATCAATGACGGCAAGGGTCATACCGTGACCCAGCCCATCAACGTGGTTATCACAGGCAGCAACGATGCGCCGGATATCACGGGGGTTACAGATCTTACGTTGAAGGACATTGGCGATGGTAACGGCCTCAACGTCAAGGGCGAAAGGTCGGACACGCTGAACGCGGATGAAAACAAGCCTACCCAGGATGGCGGCACGGACTTTACCCAGCACACGCTGAGCGCCTCCGGGCAGATTGTGGCGCGGGATCCGGATCACGGTGATGAACTGACGTATGGCATCAAATCCGTGCTCGTTAACAACGTCTCTATTGCTGTGAATGGGCATGCCACATCGGCTACAGGTTTTGATACTGCCTACGATATGGATGGTTACGGCACTCTTTATCTGAACTCCAAAACCGGTGAGTACCGTTTCGACCTCGATTCCACGGAAAAAAGCACTGTGGATAAGCTGTCCGAAGGTGAGAGCGTAAAAATTTCCATGGTCCCCACTGTACATGACAAGTTGGGGGCCTCGGATAACGACTCCGGCACTACACGGGAAGGTGGGCGCGCGCTCGACGGGGAAACGATAGACATCACCATTCACGGCACCAACGAAGCCCCTGAAAACATGACGGCGCAGTGGACTGGCGGCAATACCGTGCAGGAGGATGTCACGCCGTTCACGATCAGCGGCGCGGTCAAGGCTACTGACCGCGATTCTGACGGCGCCGATCTGCGCTACGGTCTGGTGCACACTGACGCCGATGGCAAGCAACACAGCGAAACCCAACTTTATGTGGTGGATGACAACGGCGCCATGAAAATCACCACCGTGGCCCCGACTGATGGTACTGGGGGGCATCATGACGGTTATTATGGTGTACTTACCATGGACCCCAAATCCGGCGAATACTCTTTCACCATGTACAATGACTCCAACGTGGTGCAGGGCATGGGCCTGAAGGCCGATGGAACACCGGAGAGCAAGAGCCTCTTGGGTATAACTCTGGTGGCAGAAGACGCGCATGGCGCGTACACAACCTCGGATATAAGCCTTACGGTGAATGGCACCAATGATGCGCCGGAATTCTCAGCCACCAAGTACACGGCAAGCGTGACAGAGAGCGGTGTGCAGGATCATGGCAATGCCAGCGAGCCTGGTGTTCCCCTCTCGGTAGTGGGACGGGTCGATTCTCATGATGCTGATTTACATGATAAAACGCCCGAGTATTCTATTGATGGCGGCACCAAGCTTGCCACCGCTGCAACCGTGGGCGGCGAAACGTACGACTATAGCAAAACTACCGACTACGGCACGCTGTATCTGAACAGCAGCTCTGGAAAGTATGTTTTTAGAATTGACGACACAAAGGATGGCGTTGTTGATAAAATGGCGTCCGGCGATTCCAAAATTTTGAATTTTGGTATTACCGTAAACGATGACCATCATGGGACCGGAGCCAGCACCATCGAGGTCACCATCCACGGCACCAATGATCAGCCTACGCTTGCCGCTTTGACGTCTCTTGCCGTCAAGGAAGACATAACCCTGTCTACCTCGGGCAACCTTGTAATCTCCCATGATGCCGACGCATCAGACATCCATTCATTCGCTATTGTGGATAAGTCTGTAGGGGAATCGTATAACGCAACCAATGGTTCCTATACCGTTGCCGAGAGCGGCTCTCCCACTATCAGCTATGCAACGCCCTCATCCAGCAATATTATGCAGGGCCGTTTCGGCAAGATGGAGATTGGTCTTGATGCGGACAATAAACCAATCTACACATACACCCTTGATAATTCCAAGAGCGATGTGCAGCAGTTGGGGCTCAATGCGGATGGCACTCCGGAGACGCTCAGCGAAACATTCTACATCATGGGCAAGGACGATAAGGGCGGGTTCGACATCAAGCCCGTTACCATTACGATTGCGGGCACCAATGATGCGCCCGTATTCTCAGCCACCAAGTACACGGCAAGCGTAACAGAGAGCGGTGTGCGGAATCTCGGCAATGACAGCGAGCCTGGTGTTCCCCTCTCCGTAGTGGGGCAGGTAAATTCTCATGATGCTGATTTACATGACAAAACGCCCACATATTCTATTGATGGCGTTACCAAGCTTGCCACAGCAACAACAGTGGGTAGCGAAACGTATGACTATAGCAAAACTACCGACTACGGGACGCTGTATCTGAACAGCAGCTCTGGAAAGTATGTTTTTAAAATTGACGACACTAAGGGTGGCGTTGTTGATAAAATGGCGTCCGGCGATGCCAAAATTTTAGATTTTGGCATTACCGTAAACGATGGCCATGATGGTACCGGAGCCAGCACCATCGAGGTCACCATCCACGGCACCAATGATCAACCCACGCTAAAATTTGTGACAAAAGACAGCCATGGCGATGCTGTTGTGGTAAATTCTGGCGATCTTTCCGTAGTGGAAGCGGGGGCTGGTGTTGTCCACACTAGTGTCTCTGCCAGCGTGCTTGGGGCAGACGTAGACGCTCATGCGGCAACATCATTTGGGCTTGTTGTTGGTCACAAAGACGTAGCTGACATTGACGGGCGCAACCTTGCTTTTGACAAGGACAGTGCGAACCAGAGTGGGCTTGGAGCCGGTCATACAACGGTAGATGGAACCTACGGAACTCTTAGTATTGATGCGAGTGGCAAGTACACTTACAGCCTTGACGAGAGCAAAGCAAATTTTCTTGACTCTGGTGAAGAGCGTCAAGAGAATTTTACCATCTATGTAAGGGATGAGCACGGCGCATGGGATTCAAAACAGATTACCGTCGCCGTGCATGGTACCAACGATGCCCCTACTTTTGACAATAATTACAATCATTCAGTCAAGGAAACTGGTTACTATGTTAAGGGTGACCGTGGAAAAAACCTTGTTTCTGCAGAAAATACTGAAAAGACAACAGATTCCAATGCGGGTGCTGCAAACGGCTCTACAGACAAACCATACCACGAGCTCGTCGTCAGTGGGGCGCTGCACGCCACGGATGTGGATGGAGTAGATGGCAGCGTAACTTCTCCTAAAGACACGCTGACATTTGGCCTTCAGGCAAGAGATGGCAGCAACAAGGTTGTTAATCTCTATGCTGCTGGCCACGAAATAACAGTGGATGTTCTTGCGCCAACGAGCGGAACTCTGAGCAGCACAAACTACCGGATAGTGACAGAAGGCGTATCTATCAAGAACTATGAAAAGTGCGGCACGCTTGTTTTGCACGAGGATGGTAGCTACACCTTTACCCTTACAGAATCAGAGGCCGTTAACAGGCTTTCAGAAGGAAAGTCCGTAAATATCACGTTTACGCCTCTGGTCACGGACAGCAACAATATTGTTAACGGGCATCCTCAGAACACCACCAGTGGCGGAACCTATGCCGAGACCACTGGCATAATTACTGTAACCGTCAACGGCTCTAACGAAGTGCCAACCATTACGAGCAACGCGTGGAAGAGCTCTGTTGGCCTTGCCACCGTCGGCGGCTCTGAATATGGCATCGTTGTCGAAGATAGTAGTATAGCCACCACCATCACGGGGAACATTGCAGGCAAGGACACTGACACCAGTGACAACCTACGTTACCACCTTGTCGCATCTGTCAAAGACGGGGCCGCGCTGAATACGGTCATGTACGTCAAGGCCGACGGAACACTCGTTGACGAAGCTACCTTCAAGAAAGGTAGTGTTGATGATTTTTGGGGTAAGGTCAGCATTGAATCATCTGGGAAAAATGCAGGCACGTATACTTTTGAACTCTACCAGTCGTCCGCCGCGGTGCAGAAACTTTCTGGCAACGAAATCAAGAACCTTGATATCCCCGTGGTGGTTGTGGACAATCACGGCGCATACACATCTGGAACAATCAAGGTACAGATTCAGGGCAGTTACGATGCCATACGAGTTACAAGCAATGATGCGCACAGCATCCAGGCTTGGGAATCTGGTGTTGCGCGTGTGGGCAGCGACCCTAATGCCAGTTTTGAAAAATCCACAGAGTACGATGGCAGCCAAGCCACAGGTGGAACGTTTAAAGTTGTCCAGGTCGATGCGAACACTGATAAACTGCAATACGGGTTCAAGGTGACGTTTGATGGTGGAATCGTAAAGTATATAAAAGATTCGTATGATACCGGATACGGAAAACTTACCATTGACCGTTATGGCAAGTTCTCGTTTGAGTTGGATCAGGATGCTTCAGCGGTGAAGGCCCTCAATGCCGGGGATCTCACGAAGATTACTAACATTGAGCTTGCCGCCTGGGATACGCGCCAAGGTACAACCAGTGGAAATACATTTACACCACCTAAAGACCTCCCCCCCGCAACGCAAAAGCTGGAACTTTATATCAAGGGAACCAACGACAAGCCAGATTTTACCTTCAACACGGAAAATTCTGACAGCCGAACAATTACGTTTAAGTCAGGATTGACGGAAGACAACAGCAAATTTTCCACGTCAACCGGGCAACTGTCCGGGACAGACGTCGATGCTGCGGATACCCCGGCAACGCTTCGCTACAGCCTTGTATATGGTTCAGGCACCACACAGGTGTTGGAAGGCAAGTATGGCGTTCTGGAGCTAAAACCGGATGGCAGCTATACCTATACCCTCACCAGGCCAGACCTGCTGCAACACCTTGACGATAATACCCACCTGAAGGACGAAGTGTTCACGGTCCGCATTCAGGATCAGCGTGGGGCGTACTCCAATGCCACATTGCAGATAGATATAACGGGCAATAAAGATACACCCATCGTCAATATCTCTGGAAACAGCATTAGGGAAGATGCAGGGCACACGATATACCCTGGTTCTGTTGACCACAGCGATGATCCCACTACGGCGGGTCAGCTTACCCTTGGCAAGATTGTGGACGACAGCGACACGGCCAACTTTGGGAAAGACGGTGCAAAAGCCGGATGGACAGTGGATTCTTCGACTTCCACCGATATTCAGGTGGTCAAAGCTTACGCTGATGGCATATCGGGAGCCACTGTGGCCAAGGGAAACTATGGCTATCTGGTTGTCAGCCCTAATGGCAGCTACAAGTACTTTTTGACGGAAAATGACAATGAGGCCATTCAGAAGCTCAACGAGGGCAACTCGCTGAACGAAACGTTCACTGTTGTCGCCACTGCGGGGGGCAGCACTGTCCCCCAGAGTATTTCCATAGCAATCCATGGCACCAATGACAGGCCATACTTTACCAGCAGCACACCGGCCTTTGCTGGTGCGGCAAAAGTTGGCAATTTTGAAGATCAGGCCAACGACTGGGTGGATACAGCTCACCCTGGTACGGTGTTTGTGGGCACGGTAACTGGCAAGGCCGATGTTGATGATCCGACCAATAGCCTGGTCTACAAATTTGCTGTTTCCCACACTGATGGCTCCACTTCTTACGCAACGGAAGTGAAGACAGACTACGGAACTATTTCCATTGATCCGGCCACGGGCAAGTATACCTATTTTCTGGATACCTACAGCGCAAAGCTCGCCACGGCCCTGAATCACAGCAATGCTGGCATTGATGATTCTGTCAAGGTTGTCATCATTGACCCCCATTCTGCAGTCTCAGAGCCAAAAGATATCACCATCCACATTACCCCCGGATCTAGCGGAACTGGCGGATCCGGCGGTAGTGACTGGCGCAATCCTTCCTATACGTTCAGTCAGCTTGAGCGGGCAGTGAAGGAAGATGACGGCTTTGACCTCCACGTTGGCAGCAAGGAACATCCCTCGCCAGAGGGTGTGGCTGTTACCGGCCACCTGGATGCAATATGGGGTGTATCTGTAATAAGTGTAGATGCGCCCGATTATGGGTTTGGTATAAATGACGGGCAAGGGAACCAAGTGCAGGGAATGGAGGGTAAATACGGCTACCTTTCAGTCAACCCTGCCACTGGTGCGTATACGTATACCCTGTATAACACCCGCCCAGATGTGCAGGCGCTGCATGAAGGCGAAACTGTAAAAGAAACATTTTCAATGATGTTCAACGGCAAGCCGTGGACGGAAGCGTTTGGGCTGTACCCTGTAAATGTTGTCATCAACATCAGCGGAACCAATGATTCCCCTGTGGTTGATTCATACAAGGATATTGATCTGGCGGAGAAAGACCATTTTGTCTCTCAAGCTACATACAGGATTGTGGGCTCGGACGCAGATGCTGGCGAATCTGCTACACTGAAGTACAGCATTGACGGAGATCATGGTCATAGCGGAAAAGTTGCTGGAAATTTTGGCACATTTACACTCAATTCAGATGGAAAATATAGTTATAAAGCCAATGAAGGCCTGAATCTGAATGAAGGCGTCACCGAAACCGACAGCTTCACTGTGCTGGTAACAGACGCGCACGGAGCAACCACCAAGCAGGTTATCAAGGTAAATCTGACCGGTGCCAACGACGCTCCCACTGTCAAATTTGACAGTGGCGTTGACCATACTGGCAACACCGTACAGGCTTCTGTTGCCGAAGATACACATACTAGCATTACTGGCGAAGCCAAAACATTTTTTGAAGATGACAAGGGTGATAGCAATCTTACGTTTTCCGCCAAGAGTGTCAGCTCCAATACTGCTGGCATGGTAGTACGCGGCGAATACGGAGTGCTGGTCGTCAAACCCGATGGCAGCTATTCCTATGTGCTCAACAATGCGGACAGTAAGGTGCAGGGGCTGGATTCCTCAGCAAAGAACCTCAGTGAAACTTTCACTATTATCGCCACGGACAAGCACGGTGCTTCTAACGAAGTAACGCTGAAAGTGAATGTTTCTGGCACAGATGATCTGCCTGAAGTGACCGTGGAGAAAGTGCTGACCGTAACAGAAGGCAGCCCTGTAAACTCCATGAGTGGTAAAATTACCGTATTTGATGCGGATAGTGCAGACGTTGCGAAATCGCCAAACCTTTACTTTGAGGCTGCCGACAAAACGGCTCATGACAACATCAGCAACGAGTATGGCACCTTTACAGTGAAGCCATCGGGTGAATACACATTCACGCTCGATAGCAGTTCTCCGGCAGTTATGGCCCTTAAGGCCGGGCAGCTTGTAGAAACCCATGCAACTCTTGTGGTGGAAGACCAGAACCACAACAAGGTTACGCAATTGATAACAGTCAATATCAAGGGGAGTGCCAGCGGCCCTGTGGTGGAAAATGCCACGGGCAGTGATTTTGATGTGCAGGCGGTGGCCAACCCTGATGCGGGCCTCAAATACATTGCCCAGGGGAAGGTCGTGGGCACGGATTATGAAGACCATGAGGTGTCATATACCGTAAAAACTCAAGGCGCTCACGGAACTCTTGGTATTGATAAGTATGGATCGTACACCTACACCGTTGATGCCCACGACAAAGCAGTGTTGGCGCTTGGTGACGGAAATTCGTTCTCCGATACTGTGATGATCAGTGTCATTGCAAAGAATGGCCAAGTTACAGACCATAGTATTAAGTTCACCATCCACGGCACCAACGACGCGCCTGTGGCGACAAGTGAAACTTTTGGCACAGCCAACGGCCAATTGCACGCAACAGATCCGGATACGGGCGACCATATAGCTTCTTATGCCTTGCAGACAGAAGCTGCCTATGGGCATGTTACTGTAACTGCCGACGGTCAGTACACCTATGACCCCAATATCCACTCAGAACAGGGGCTGGATGCTCTGCAACTGCACCTGAACGGCAGCGGGGAGTGGGCTACAAGCTTCACAGATTCCTTTCTGTTTACCGCCACAGACTCCCACGGTCTTATATCTGCTGCTGGCAAGGCAAGCCTTGCCTTTGATGTTACTGGAAAAGACGGCGGCCACCATGTAGATATTACCATCGGCAGCGAAACCAGCCACCTGCTGTTTGGCAGCGGCAATGCGGATACCCTCGATGCACGCGGCGAGACGGAAAGTCATATCCTCTACGGCGGCGGAGGCGATGACAGGTTGTACGGCGGTAGTGGCGATGACATCCTCTACGGCGGCATAGGGCACAATGAACTGCACGGTGAAGGCGGCAACGATACCCTCTATGCCGGCAATGATGGCGACCACCTCTACGGCGGAGCCGGCAACGACCACCTCTACGGCGGGGCAAACAACGACTTCCTTGACGGCGGCGCGGGAAATAACATTCTGAACGGCGGCGCTGGCAACAACGTGTTGGTCTTCCATACGGGCGACACCATTGACGGCGGTTCTACCACGGGGCTTAACGTGCTTATCAACCACAGCTCCGACACGCTGGATTCTCTGTTGGCCGATTCCAATCAGGTAAAGAATGTGAGCGTCTTCATTCAGGATGGAGCCAAGGATGGTGACGGCACCGCCAATCTGACGGACATGAATGCGCTTATCAACGCGGGCATCAAAATGGGTACGGACAACTCCATATCCTTGGACAGCACACAGTGGGAGAAGACAGGCGAACATACCTTCAGCAATGCAACGCAAGATCTTACCATCACCACTGTCAATAATGTGACCGCAGATATGACAGCCGAGAAGAATGAATTCATCTTGAAGAATTCATAA
- a CDS encoding methyl-accepting chemotaxis protein, translated as MQKLFGLSLILSLFTVAVGMYAVSNLSRLSDDIDTLYSMHVKGLDAARAMNISALRIVREEKNIILTNDDAEIQRYLDILAKERNVFEGMMQTLPKYFTSGEGKALCSKALQSAQTWLAVHDKVVELGKTSDAAMNEQAQKLSTTQARQAVGILAQDIQKVVDFKLMRADELNHESTRMYETSRLITIIGIIASVLVGLGLGFYMARNMLRQLGDEPASLSKLALAIAGGDLDARFDPARTEQGVFGAMKNMVTTLKTKIAEAEQKGLEAAEESKKAQQATLEAEAARKQAERAKAEGMLQAARQLESVVGIVNTASEQLSAQIEQSSRGADEQSNRVRETATAMEEMNATVLEVARNAQQAADASSQTKQKALEGSNIVSDAVKGIETVRNQSLAIKEDMNALGKQAEGIGQVMNVIADIADQTNLLALNAAIEAARAGDAGRGFAVVADEVRKLAEKTMSATQEVGQAIRDIQEGTRKNIENVDKSATSIESATTLSVKSGDSLQQILTLVEHVNDQVQSIATASEEQSAASEEINQSVEQVATISAETAQAMEQASRAVSELLEQSQVLQGLIAEMKAQGEAA; from the coding sequence ATGCAAAAATTATTTGGCCTATCACTGATTCTTTCATTGTTTACTGTTGCTGTAGGTATGTATGCGGTAAGCAACCTTAGCAGGCTATCAGATGATATTGACACCCTTTATAGCATGCACGTCAAAGGGCTTGATGCAGCCCGTGCAATGAATATCAGTGCCCTCAGAATTGTGCGGGAAGAAAAAAATATTATTCTGACCAATGACGATGCAGAAATTCAGCGATATCTTGATATTCTTGCAAAAGAACGCAACGTGTTTGAAGGCATGATGCAAACTCTGCCCAAGTACTTTACCTCGGGCGAAGGCAAGGCTTTGTGCAGCAAGGCATTGCAATCTGCCCAGACGTGGCTTGCCGTACATGATAAAGTTGTCGAACTCGGCAAAACTAGCGATGCCGCCATGAACGAGCAGGCGCAAAAGCTTTCCACCACCCAGGCCCGGCAAGCTGTGGGCATTCTGGCCCAAGACATTCAGAAGGTCGTCGACTTCAAGCTTATGCGCGCTGATGAGCTGAACCACGAAAGCACGCGCATGTATGAGACCTCGCGCCTCATCACCATTATTGGCATCATTGCCTCTGTGCTGGTGGGCCTTGGACTGGGCTTTTATATGGCCCGCAACATGCTGCGCCAGTTGGGTGATGAACCCGCCTCACTTTCAAAGCTGGCTCTGGCAATCGCTGGTGGGGATCTGGACGCGCGCTTTGACCCGGCCCGTACGGAACAGGGCGTGTTTGGCGCCATGAAGAACATGGTGACCACGCTGAAAACCAAGATCGCCGAGGCCGAGCAAAAGGGCCTGGAGGCAGCGGAAGAGTCGAAAAAAGCCCAGCAGGCAACCCTTGAGGCAGAAGCTGCCCGCAAGCAGGCCGAGCGGGCTAAGGCCGAAGGCATGTTGCAGGCCGCCCGCCAGCTTGAAAGCGTTGTGGGTATTGTCAACACCGCTTCCGAGCAGCTTTCCGCCCAGATCGAACAGTCCAGCCGTGGTGCTGACGAGCAGTCCAACCGCGTGCGTGAAACCGCCACCGCCATGGAAGAAATGAACGCCACAGTGCTTGAAGTGGCCCGCAACGCACAGCAGGCGGCGGACGCCTCCTCCCAGACCAAGCAAAAGGCCCTTGAAGGCTCCAATATCGTCAGTGATGCGGTCAAGGGCATTGAAACAGTCCGGAATCAGTCTCTGGCCATCAAGGAAGACATGAATGCCCTTGGCAAGCAGGCTGAAGGCATTGGGCAGGTCATGAACGTGATCGCCGATATTGCAGACCAGACCAATCTGCTGGCCCTTAACGCCGCCATTGAGGCCGCCCGCGCGGGCGATGCCGGACGCGGGTTTGCCGTGGTTGCTGACGAAGTGCGCAAACTGGCGGAAAAAACCATGTCCGCCACGCAGGAGGTCGGCCAGGCTATCCGCGATATTCAGGAAGGCACCCGCAAGAATATTGAAAACGTGGACAAGTCGGCGACATCTATTGAAAGCGCCACCACGCTTTCTGTAAAATCAGGCGACTCCCTGCAACAGATTCTCACCCTTGTGGAACATGTGAACGATCAGGTGCAGTCCATCGCCACTGCCAGTGAAGAACAGTCCGCCGCCAGTGAGGAAATAAACCAGTCTGTGGAGCAGGTGGCGACTATTTCTGCGGAAACCGCCCAGGCCATGGAGCAGGCCTCGCGCGCCGTTTCCGAATTGCTGGAACAATCACAGGTACTGCAAGGCCTTATCGCTGAAATGAAGGCTCAGGGTGAAGCCGCTTAG